The genomic segment aaaAGTTCTCTAGCAAAATTATAAATCTAACATATTAACCAATATAAAATTTTCTTATCCCactaatataaaatatcatatttttatatgtatatttatgtatttgtgaattttactaTCATCCTACACAGAAAAACAATCTTACATTTACATATATGTATGACTATTAACCCTAAAACTCCCTACATCAAATTAAATATAACAATGCAACACAAAAGATTATTTAATTAagatactaaaaatacttttagcatacacatacttaatataatcttgatcataatttcatgaAACTAACTTCCTATTaaaaacatatcaacatatttcatacactatattataaagtaaatataatgtaaactTCCACAAAaaaagtagggtaagaagttataccatactaacatcAAGGATTATTACTTAGtgctaattaggaaaataataagaaataagaccctccaagatagataataatgcttcaaagataattaaCCCAAACTCCCAatataatgatgatcttctaagctcccaaagTAATTAAATCCaaacaccaaaaataataataaattaaatacccaaagtaataacccaataatactccataatgatgatgatttagctaaataaagagtgttctaagctccatcttcttgaatttcttcatgtaataataaaggtattaaggtagtaagatttaaatgaagtgaaaatataagaaataatgttagaaagatttgatgatggtggtgtaaatgatctcatggctaaggggggtatttataatgggtttagcaactttgtagtttattaaattgtatgaaaaaatattttaggagtatagaagaaggttaacttgtgtaagtgatttagagtgtgtaagtgatttagagtgtgtaagtgaatatgTAAGAGTTAAAGTGTGTAAGTAAATATATATGAGTTTGgaatgtagaagaaggttagcttgtgtaaggaaatagTGATAACTTGTGTCAGTAAttaacatcatgggttactatagaaaggattttagttcattaaattttttttttcttgtatgtacaagtaaatatactttaaaataaagggtaaatttgagaatgaaaaaatatgtagtttacttagaaaattttgcttaaactatatttaaagttaataataaaaatacgactcatttttatatataaaataaaaggaaaaagggaaaattattagggtttttaagaattggagagaaaagaggaaagaaTTAGAGAAAACCGTGGTTTAAAAGAACAAATAACACTGACTTAAGCAACTCACGTGACCCACGTGCtggtcaaaaaaaaattttatcggTCAACTAACTGATTTCTTCAagtggtagtcttttgcaaatgCTTATGccatttaaggtagtttttgaaaaaaaaaaatatatatatagattaggtaattttttgcaaaaggtgctataaattaatttttttttgtaattttcccttttttttaatagtccaacatttgctttcagtttgttgccaatTGACCCATCACAAATGACATGCAATATCAAGTTACCtctcatcttcttccttctttataataatccaatctatttccTATTGCCTACCAATAATTtcacctttaaaattttttttaataatgaaacttttgctttcaatttgttgccaatggacccttcaagaagctaaataAAATTGCTATTATTTCCCAAACTTATGAAGttgatcattgcataaatagtaattgtctttACATACATATCCCATCAACTAGGGGTGTTTAAAATATCCGACCCGCCGACCTGTGACCCACATCCTAAATGGcggttcaatttttttaaaaaaataatataatctgGCTTAACCAGGTTGGGTCATGGgccacaaaatacattgagtCGGATACCCGCTTTctctcttaaaattttttttggacgCTTTTTAGGCTTTATTTTCTAGACTGTTATATGTGTAAACAAATAAACGTCTGATAGCTCCAtgtttttttaacacttttcatTGTGTCTATAAAAAAGTGTCTAAAGGCAGTGGCAGACCCAGCAATTTCAAATTGGGGGGTCAAAATCCGAACGTCACGTCGTTcggataatttttttaaagaaaaatagaaaacataatagaaataatatttacaatttacaatatcaaatccgatgttaaaagttttacaatccaaaataaaaaaaaaaaaatacaagcgttcaaatgaaaattacaaattcatccttcgagttttcataattttaaagcgatcaataatcttttcatcggaaacttgtagaaacacttccttctcaatgtaagtaaccaaacaatcattcactagttgatcacccatgctatttctcaacttatttttgacaaacgtcattgcggaaaacactctttctacacttgccgtagcaacaggaagaatcaacatcaaCTTGATTAGCAAATGTATAAGAGGAAAAGTGTCATGTCTCCTTGTTTTAACAAGCATCATGGAAAGAGAATTGATATCGTGCAAATCATGAAATCTTTCATCATTTTGCATAgaatccaagaagacatcaagttGAAGATCAAGAGCTGTTAAATCATAACATGAAAACTCTTCGGGATATAAAGAAGCAAGTTTAAGTATCCTCTCTTTATCAAAAGATGAAAAGTTACCTCTAGGACTCAGGGAAGCCATGCATGTAAGTAACTCCATGTTCTTCTCATTAAAACGGTTATCAATCTCTTGAAGATGCAAATCAATTACTTCCAAAAAGATTGCAACCCGAAAATGATGTAGATTTGTTGCTTGTTTAGCAAAACGTCTTGATCTTCCTTGAGGTACATAATGAGCATCCATAGATGGAACATCAATCTCgtgtttagtacaaaataaaataactttgtCTAAGAGACTATCCCATCCTTGATCcctcatcttttgcaacacattCATTGTACTTTGAACAAGGCTAATGGATTAACAATATCTTGTTCCTTTCTTTGTAAAGCAACACATAAATCATTAGTGTAGCCAAAAATAGTCAACATGAAATgagccataaaaataaaatcaaaggactCCAAAGATCCTAAAACAACTTGAGCTTTGAGCTTATCATCCGGAGAGCCATTTTCTCCAATCTCCTCAAGCACTTTAACAATTGAAGGAAACAAGTTGATGATACTTATTAGACACTTGTAATGAGATCCCCAACGTGTATCTCCCGGCCTACTCAAACCACGTTCTTGATTCAAACCCGATCCACTTTcaatttcccccacttccaaagCTTGAGCCACTACTTGAGCTTGGTTTTTTCGAATAAGGTCTCTTCTCTTACAAGAAGCTCCAACCACATTTAACAAGTTTGCAAGTACATCAAAAAGCCAAGTACAATTAACATTCTTTTTAGCAACCGCAACTAGAGTTAGTTGAAGTTGATGAGCAAAACAATGAATGTAATAGGCTCTTAGAGTATTATTCATAATCAAAGTCTTTAGGCCATTGATTTCACCCCTCATGTTACTTGCCCCATCATACCCTTGACCTCTTATCATGGAAGGACTCAATGAATGTTCTATAAGCAAGGACATAATGGCATCTTTAAGAGACAAAGCGGTAGTTGTTTagggtttgattttttttttttgggttttcctCTTTCTTCTCCGGCAGTACAgcacacttttttctttttttttttttaaaaatcagattGGGGGGTCCACTGCCCCCACTTGACCCTAGCTGGGTCCGCCCCTGCTAAAAGCTCCATGTATTGTTGTAGTGTCCTGTGTTGATTAACCATATTAATGTTTccaaataattaatttagtGTTCCCATGCAATTATTTAGTAAAATAATAGTCCAACAATCTAACAGATTCCATTTGATGGGAAGGGAAGGAGTATTATTAGGTGCAATTTCTTCTTTTCAATATTTACCCCATTGTTTCCATGGCTGTGAATATTTAGGGCACAAACTTTGAGCTTGTGAAGTGTGGCCCTGCTGGGAAATGTCTCATAAAGCCGCGTATCAtcagtcatttaaactttaagGCTAAGAACAAAGATGATCCTAGTACCCCAGTTGAAGCTTTTTTTGCAGAAGTTGTAAATGTTCGTAATCATGCCTTTTCACTCTTTTGCGTGCGCTTGGATCCATCCAATTCTATATCACCTCGTATGTGTTTTGAATAATTCTTAAAACACTTGTCTTgtctaaaattaatttgtttattgttgTGGCACAATGATATTACAGTCCATTTGACATTTTCTCGGTTTTTTTTCCAGAGAAATTTGAAGTTCATGGTTGCGCCTATTGTTAGAGAAGCAGCGGGGTCTATCATCCACGATGTCCGGGGTACATAACTGGCCGAGAATGTGTATGCATGATAAGTAAAAGCTAATGAGACGATAAAGACTAAATTGTATGTATAATGTATGCGTGTCTACTTTGAAGTTTGAAGGCTTAATGGAGTTACCTTAgtatatatgaaaattatagGCTTATATCTATCGACCTTGTTACTCAATATGGGGGATTATGTGCGCTTTGATTGTAtgtattctattattattattattattattattattattattattattattattattattattattattatttatcttagTGCTGGATTTGGGCGAAGAGGATTTTGGCGAAACCAGCAATATGGCATGATATTATATTGCAATATGCTCAAATGTTGCAACATATTATAGATTTGGATGCAGGGTTACATGTTTTATTTCCTATTTCCTATTTTAAATGGTTGCAATTTTCTTGCTAATCTGTagtatgaagaaaaaaaaatatcttttataTGTTAAGAAGTTAAAtctgaaaaatcaaatattttgacattaaaaaattatatcaattttttaaaattttattttcaaattctagGTAGGGGAGGGGGTGAAGGAGGGTTTTGGGTAGATGTGGAAGAATGTGAGCTAGTAAGTAGGGCTACCAATGACACtggttcatttggttaatatgGAAAGGGGAGGATTGGGCCTGTGTTGCTTTGACACAGGAAAGGATATAATGGTCACACGACAGGGAGAACGATGAGGAATAGTAGCTATCATCCGTTGGTGGATGGTGGTGGTCGGAAGGGGTTATGAGGACAAACAAATCATACCCGTATTCATTAAGAGAGAAGGAAAAGAGGAATACAcgtttttacatgccggaagtaTGGTTTGGCATTttcttactatcaagccttttattatcatgttactgttttcaggcaaatgcaacattacaataatgtATATAATATGAACAAAATTATAAcagttaatttatatataaataatcatttattaagaTTTAAATGGGTCTTTAGGATTAATTTGTAGAATAACTTTTAAATAACATTATTAAtatcttaataattaatttcttatataaatgtctatttattttaaatcataaaataattagtttcatcataaacaaatattaaaaattatcttAGAAATGATATTTGGTTTATTATAGGTCTTagccatttatccaaattttaggaactatttttttttatttaattcattttttaaaagcTTAGTTTAGATTAAATACatgaataattattttttttattaagattaaaatttaaaataaataaaataaatttaatcatttttttcgcttttctttctttaaaatttagattattagtttatttctttaaaatttaaatatcacaaaatttgataaaaattgtttgaatgaaaaataaatgtgcactcatagtaaaaaaaattaattttccagtaaatatttttaaccaaaattatgaattttctcatttttatgcgtttttaggcaaaaattaaaaataatatttatactcaattataattcatgaaattaatacacaacttatattatatatataaattaatacaaaaaaaatttcgtTATTCAGATTTACtacttttaattaaaattattatagattATACGATTTTGGGGAATTacaatgaataaatcatataaattaatttacaatgAATTAAATCACCA from the Amaranthus tricolor cultivar Red isolate AtriRed21 chromosome 12, ASM2621246v1, whole genome shotgun sequence genome contains:
- the LOC130828701 gene encoding uncharacterized protein LOC130828701, translated to MSLLIEHSLSPSMIRGQGYDGASNMRGEINGLKTLIMNNTLRAYYIHCFAHQLQLTLVAVAKKNVNCTWLFDVLANLLNVVGASCKRRDLIRKNQAQVVAQALEVGEIESGSGLNQERGLSRPGDTRWGSHYKCLISIINLFPSIVKVLEEIGENGSPDDKLKAQVVLGSLESFDFIFMAHFMLTIFGYTNDLCVALQRKEQDIVNPLALFKVQ